A single Micromonospora luteifusca DNA region contains:
- a CDS encoding NB-ARC domain-containing protein, producing MTSSVQPVPVASGTRAAAIGSNSGSVLTGDNNRIVQVSPGAVRTPDQVPAPTRLVFLPRVPVDPFVGREAALDGLAGELERGAGVVAQVLHGLGGVGKSELALQYADRYADRYQLVWWVQAEDGERLDASLAELARRLEPAHGLLGITTSDAAGWAIQWLQCHSGWLLIFDNVEERATVAAVMGKVGRYGKIVITTRRNINWRGTARPLQIAVLSADAAVALLTELTSHTGHLTELEALCELAGELGYLPLALEQAGAFIAQEHRSVREYLRLWREKPAEAFEGVDEGGDAARTIARIWDMTLDAINQRDR from the coding sequence GTGACCAGCTCTGTGCAGCCGGTTCCGGTCGCGAGCGGAACCCGTGCTGCGGCGATCGGCTCCAACAGCGGATCAGTCCTCACCGGGGACAACAATCGGATCGTCCAGGTGTCGCCCGGCGCAGTGCGGACGCCCGATCAGGTGCCAGCACCGACGCGACTGGTCTTCCTCCCTCGTGTGCCGGTTGATCCGTTCGTGGGACGGGAGGCCGCGCTCGATGGTCTGGCCGGGGAGCTTGAGCGGGGCGCGGGTGTGGTGGCTCAGGTTCTGCATGGACTGGGTGGGGTGGGCAAGAGCGAGTTGGCGTTGCAGTACGCCGACCGGTACGCCGATCGGTACCAGCTGGTCTGGTGGGTGCAGGCGGAGGACGGCGAACGGCTAGACGCGTCACTGGCAGAGTTGGCCCGGCGCCTAGAACCCGCACACGGGTTGTTGGGCATAACTACGTCGGATGCTGCTGGGTGGGCAATCCAGTGGTTGCAGTGCCACTCCGGCTGGCTACTCATCTTCGACAATGTCGAGGAGCGTGCCACTGTCGCTGCCGTGATGGGCAAGGTGGGTCGCTACGGCAAAATCGTCATCACCACGCGCCGGAACATCAACTGGCGGGGAACGGCTCGCCCGCTACAGATAGCCGTGCTCAGTGCGGATGCCGCAGTGGCGTTGCTGACCGAGCTTACAAGCCACACTGGACACCTCACTGAGCTGGAGGCGCTGTGTGAGCTAGCTGGCGAGCTGGGGTATCTGCCGCTGGCGTTGGAGCAGGCGGGCGCCTTCATCGCTCAAGAGCACCGTAGCGTCCGGGAGTACCTGAGGTTGTGGCGGGAAAAGCCGGCTGAGGCTTTCGAAGGTGTTGACGAGGGGGGTGACGCGGCCCGGACAATCGCCCGGATATGGGATATGACCCTGGATGCGATCAATCAGCGTGATCGGTAG
- a CDS encoding MBL fold metallo-hydrolase — protein MPRITVVDVGDGACTVLRCGCTDSGCACPTAVVDCGTWRSSPLLAAERLVRVLGVHGLQRLDSLVVTHFDADHWHGLRLLADNLHFAKRPTLNLYYPRLPDRAPQIADATLALLVTSRFAGVRSLELATALEEVATVDRHPLARGSEFEACDRVWEVMWPPEQLSRALGERLERAVRLTEDLAEQLDRAGHPTLRRNLEEAYERPFPGGDDQPTREVASELALQGRRAARGQAATEGRQPDRGMRASASGVHGLEAASAAVIPERFRGAFIDASKRLAAANNDLSLVFHDKGGSLAVFGDASRQVLRSALRGMRMKYRAVLAPHHGTYPLPAGFPSAEVCIAQAGDRHVERWPTHVAGHRQPRSCINTAQVGTISVW, from the coding sequence ATGCCCCGGATCACTGTTGTCGATGTCGGCGACGGAGCATGCACCGTACTCCGATGTGGATGCACCGACAGCGGCTGCGCGTGCCCCACCGCTGTGGTGGATTGTGGTACCTGGCGGAGTAGTCCTCTGCTTGCCGCAGAACGGCTCGTTCGAGTGCTCGGCGTACATGGCTTGCAACGGCTGGACAGCCTGGTCGTCACACACTTTGACGCGGACCACTGGCATGGACTTCGTCTGCTGGCGGACAACCTCCACTTCGCCAAGCGGCCAACACTGAACCTGTACTACCCGCGGCTGCCGGATCGGGCGCCACAGATCGCGGACGCGACACTGGCGCTCCTTGTGACGAGCAGGTTCGCTGGCGTGCGGTCGTTGGAACTCGCGACCGCCCTCGAGGAAGTGGCGACAGTTGACCGGCACCCGTTGGCACGCGGCTCGGAGTTCGAGGCCTGCGACCGCGTGTGGGAGGTCATGTGGCCTCCCGAACAGCTTTCCCGAGCTCTCGGGGAACGTCTTGAGCGAGCGGTGCGGCTAACGGAGGACCTTGCCGAGCAACTCGATCGAGCAGGGCATCCGACACTCCGGAGGAACCTCGAGGAGGCGTATGAGCGACCGTTTCCTGGCGGCGACGACCAACCGACCAGGGAGGTTGCCTCCGAGCTTGCGTTGCAGGGGCGAAGGGCTGCTCGAGGACAAGCAGCTACCGAAGGCCGGCAGCCGGATCGTGGCATGCGGGCGTCGGCCAGTGGCGTTCACGGCTTGGAGGCTGCTTCCGCTGCGGTCATCCCAGAGAGATTCCGGGGAGCCTTCATCGATGCGTCGAAGCGCCTCGCCGCCGCCAACAACGACTTGTCGCTCGTGTTTCACGACAAGGGCGGATCCCTCGCCGTCTTCGGGGACGCGAGTCGTCAGGTCCTGAGGAGTGCGCTTCGTGGCATGCGGATGAAGTACAGGGCGGTTTTGGCACCCCACCACGGCACGTATCCGTTACCAGCAGGCTTCCCGTCAGCTGAGGTATGCATCGCCCAGGCAGGCGATCGTCACGTCGAGAGGTGGCCGACACACGTCGCAGGCCATCGGCAGCCCAGATCCTGCATCAATACTGCCCAAGTCGGCACAATAAGCGTTTGGTGA
- a CDS encoding transketolase, protein MEAERTLPAEELTRLGELAAQLRVDAIRCSTRAESGHPTSSLSAADLLAVLISRHLHYQWTNPGGRTNDHLIFSKGHASPLLYAVFKAVGAITDQELVETYRQFGSRLQGHPTPALPWVDVATGSLGQGLPVGVGIALAGRYLDHLPFHVWALCGDSEMAEGSIWEALDKAGHYGLRNLTAIVDINRFGQRGPTELEWDLDTYRRRVEAFGCQALVIDGHDLAAIDEAFGRARQATGPTVVLARTVKGKGVPEVENQPGWHGKPLKPDMAERAVKALGGVRQIRVTGPRPESAPPASASASEPPTLPRYDKGAKVATRNAYGDALRALGSRPDVVALDGEVSDSTRADKFAEAYPDRFFEMFISEQQLVAAAVGLQVRGYRPFAATFAAFFSRAYDFVRMAAVSRADIALSGSHCGVEVGTDGPSQMGLEDLAAMRAVQGSTVLYPSDAVSCAALVAQMVDRKGVNYLRTTRGKYPVLYDNEEAFPVGGSKLLRGGDDDDVALIGAGVTVHNCLAAADELAREGIKARVIDLYSVKPLDRDRLLDAVRATGGRLLVVEDHYPEGGVGSAVLESLADLAEPVRVKHLAVRGLPTSGTPTQLMDQAGIGVNAIVAAAARAMDAPGH, encoded by the coding sequence ATGGAAGCAGAGCGCACACTGCCCGCGGAGGAGCTCACCCGACTGGGTGAGCTCGCCGCCCAGCTGCGAGTGGACGCCATCCGGTGCAGCACCAGGGCGGAATCGGGGCATCCGACCTCGAGTCTGTCCGCCGCGGACCTGCTCGCGGTGCTGATCTCCCGGCACCTGCATTACCAGTGGACGAACCCGGGCGGTCGGACCAACGACCACCTGATCTTCTCCAAGGGCCACGCCTCGCCGCTGTTGTATGCGGTCTTCAAGGCGGTGGGCGCGATCACCGATCAGGAGTTGGTCGAAACCTACCGCCAGTTCGGGTCGCGGCTGCAGGGACACCCCACGCCGGCCCTGCCCTGGGTCGACGTGGCCACTGGGTCGCTCGGTCAGGGACTGCCTGTCGGGGTCGGGATCGCGCTCGCCGGCCGGTACCTCGACCACCTGCCATTCCACGTGTGGGCGCTGTGCGGCGACAGCGAGATGGCCGAGGGCTCCATCTGGGAGGCGCTGGACAAGGCCGGCCACTACGGGCTGCGCAACCTCACCGCGATCGTCGACATCAACCGGTTCGGGCAGCGGGGTCCGACCGAGTTGGAATGGGACCTGGACACCTACCGCCGCCGGGTCGAGGCATTCGGCTGCCAGGCGCTCGTCATCGACGGCCACGACCTGGCCGCGATCGACGAGGCGTTCGGCCGGGCGCGGCAGGCGACGGGTCCGACCGTGGTGCTCGCCCGGACGGTCAAGGGCAAGGGGGTGCCGGAGGTCGAGAACCAGCCCGGGTGGCACGGCAAGCCGCTGAAACCCGACATGGCCGAGCGGGCCGTGAAGGCTCTCGGCGGGGTACGCCAGATCCGCGTTACCGGGCCGCGTCCCGAGTCCGCCCCGCCCGCTAGTGCCTCCGCCAGCGAGCCGCCCACGCTGCCGCGGTACGACAAGGGGGCGAAGGTGGCCACCCGGAACGCGTACGGTGACGCGCTGCGCGCGCTGGGCTCGCGGCCGGACGTGGTCGCCCTGGACGGTGAGGTCAGCGACTCCACCCGCGCCGACAAGTTCGCCGAGGCGTATCCCGACCGGTTCTTCGAGATGTTCATCTCCGAACAGCAACTGGTCGCCGCCGCGGTCGGGCTGCAGGTACGCGGCTATCGGCCCTTCGCCGCGACCTTCGCGGCGTTCTTCTCCCGCGCCTACGACTTCGTGCGGATGGCCGCCGTCTCCCGGGCCGACATCGCCCTGTCCGGGTCGCACTGCGGGGTGGAGGTCGGGACGGACGGTCCCTCGCAGATGGGGCTGGAGGACCTGGCGGCCATGCGCGCCGTGCAGGGGTCGACAGTGCTGTATCCCAGCGACGCGGTGTCCTGCGCGGCCCTCGTCGCGCAGATGGTCGACCGCAAGGGCGTCAACTACCTGCGCACCACCCGAGGCAAGTACCCGGTGCTCTACGACAACGAAGAGGCCTTCCCGGTCGGCGGCAGCAAACTGCTCCGCGGCGGCGACGACGACGACGTCGCGCTGATCGGCGCCGGGGTGACGGTGCACAACTGCCTCGCCGCCGCCGACGAGTTGGCGCGCGAGGGGATCAAGGCCCGGGTCATCGACCTGTATTCGGTAAAGCCGCTGGACCGGGACCGGTTGCTCGACGCCGTCCGGGCCACCGGCGGTCGGCTGCTGGTGGTTGAGGATCACTACCCGGAGGGTGGCGTGGGGTCGGCGGTTTTGGAGTCCCTGGCCGACCTCGCCGAGCCGGTGCGGGTGAAGCACCTGGCGGTACGGGGCCTGCCCACCTCCGGTACCCCGACCCAGCTGATGGACCAGGCCGGGATCGGGGTGAACGCCATCGTCGCGGCGGCGGCACGCGCCATGGACGCCCCCGGCCACTGA
- a CDS encoding sulfite exporter TauE/SafE family protein, which yields MSIADRWSCVGDLRAGRLSARRPVRQSQRVVILLSAFGIVLLGAFAQAVSGFGYALVTVPLLTAAVDPRAAVVVSALTGVGLTVTAAIRERAHARWRVAAALTATALLGLPAGLLVLALAPERLLSALIAVVVLGCAALVWSRARIRTGRIGLGAIGVLVGVLTAATGTNGPPLVAAFQSLGYDPRTFRATLAATFSGTSLIGLTGFLLAGQIHADVVRISLVALPAVPLGWWLGNRLFHRIDPVVFRRIVLVGLLGSAGAALASMAG from the coding sequence ATGAGCATTGCTGACCGCTGGTCGTGTGTCGGGGATCTCCGGGCCGGCCGGTTGTCCGCCCGCCGTCCGGTGCGTCAGTCTCAGCGGGTGGTCATCCTGCTCAGCGCATTCGGCATCGTGCTGCTCGGCGCCTTCGCCCAGGCGGTCAGCGGCTTCGGGTACGCGCTGGTGACCGTGCCGTTGCTGACCGCCGCCGTCGACCCGCGCGCCGCCGTGGTGGTGTCGGCGCTGACCGGCGTCGGGCTGACCGTCACGGCGGCCATCCGGGAACGTGCCCACGCCCGGTGGCGGGTCGCAGCCGCACTCACCGCCACCGCCCTGCTCGGCCTGCCGGCCGGCCTGCTGGTGCTCGCGCTCGCGCCGGAGCGGCTGCTGAGCGCGCTGATCGCGGTCGTGGTGCTCGGCTGCGCCGCGCTGGTCTGGTCCAGGGCACGGATCCGCACCGGACGGATCGGTCTCGGGGCCATCGGCGTCCTCGTCGGGGTGCTGACCGCCGCCACCGGGACGAACGGGCCGCCGCTGGTCGCCGCTTTCCAGTCGCTCGGCTACGACCCGCGCACCTTCCGGGCCACCCTGGCGGCGACCTTCTCGGGCACCAGTCTGATAGGGCTGACAGGGTTTCTGCTGGCCGGTCAGATACACGCCGATGTGGTGCGGATCTCCCTCGTGGCGCTCCCCGCGGTGCCGCTGGGCTGGTGGCTGGGAAACCGACTGTTCCACCGCATCGACCCGGTGGTGTTCCGACGGATCGTGCTGGTCGGGCTGCTCGGCAGCGCCGGTGCCGCGCTCGCGAGCATGGCCGGCTGA
- a CDS encoding tetratricopeptide repeat protein — protein MLATMSYLAPTVPRRYLVSDPAMSDQVNKALGVLASYNMITLTDETASVHRLVQAVLRERASRSAAGSLPHPAAAATALLIEALPGARIKQDVAAWPAWRALVPHIDSLTRTIKDDEATDEIVTLLASSATFSSTQGQHNIALPQEQRALAISETIFGPEHPIVAANLNNLASTLTDLGRATEAFSLQKRALAIIEAAFGHDHPDVAMVLDNLAGTLNALGRPAEALSLRKRALALGEVDLGPNHHTVAFRLDNLAATLNALGKPAEALPLRQRALAISEASLGPDHPEVAKRLNNLTYTLDALGRSVETLPLRQRALAIIEATFGHDHPDVAILLDNLAATLYALGRPAEALPLQQRALNVSEAIHGPGHPTVATVLDNLATTLTHLDRATESLPLRQRALAILEAAFGPDHPNVAMVLDNLAATLDALGRPADALPLRQRALAILEAAFGPDHPFVAVVLDHLAGTLNALGRAEQALPMQERALALSEAALGPAHPNLAVRLDNLANTLTILDRPARAVPLRQRALTISEAALGPNHPAIAMMLGNLAATLHALGRPAEAIALRQRALSISRAALGPDQP, from the coding sequence TTGCTGGCGACCATGTCGTATCTCGCGCCGACCGTCCCGCGTCGCTATCTCGTCTCCGACCCGGCGATGTCCGATCAGGTCAACAAGGCATTGGGTGTGCTGGCCTCCTACAACATGATCACTCTCACGGATGAGACCGCGTCTGTCCACCGGCTCGTGCAGGCGGTCCTGCGGGAACGGGCTTCACGGTCGGCCGCCGGTTCCCTGCCGCACCCCGCAGCTGCCGCTACAGCCCTACTCATTGAGGCCCTGCCTGGTGCCCGCATCAAACAGGATGTTGCGGCCTGGCCTGCATGGCGGGCACTCGTTCCGCACATTGATTCCCTCACCCGCACGATCAAAGACGACGAGGCTACCGACGAGATTGTTACGCTTTTGGCCTCATCAGCGACTTTCTCTTCGACGCAGGGCCAGCACAACATTGCCCTTCCCCAAGAGCAGCGAGCCCTGGCCATCAGCGAAACGATCTTCGGCCCCGAACACCCCATCGTCGCTGCCAATCTGAACAATCTCGCGAGCACACTCACCGACCTGGGTCGGGCCACTGAGGCCTTCTCCCTACAAAAGCGGGCCCTGGCCATCATCGAAGCTGCCTTCGGCCACGATCACCCGGACGTCGCCATGGTGCTGGATAACCTCGCAGGCACCCTCAACGCTCTGGGTAGGCCTGCGGAAGCGCTCTCCCTACGGAAGCGGGCCTTGGCCCTTGGCGAAGTTGACCTCGGTCCCAACCACCACACCGTCGCGTTTCGGCTGGACAATCTCGCGGCCACCCTCAACGCTTTGGGCAAGCCTGCGGAAGCACTCCCCCTACGGCAGCGGGCCCTCGCCATCAGCGAAGCTAGCCTCGGCCCCGACCACCCTGAGGTCGCGAAGCGACTGAACAACCTCACGTACACACTCGATGCCTTGGGCCGTTCTGTGGAGACACTCCCCCTACGGCAGCGGGCTCTAGCCATCATCGAAGCCACCTTCGGCCACGATCACCCCGACGTCGCCATCCTGCTGGACAACCTCGCGGCCACCCTTTACGCATTGGGCCGGCCTGCGGAAGCACTCCCCCTGCAACAGCGGGCTCTAAACGTCAGCGAAGCCATCCACGGACCGGGCCACCCTACCGTCGCGACTGTGCTCGACAACCTCGCTACCACGCTCACTCACCTGGACCGGGCTACGGAATCGCTTCCGCTACGGCAGCGGGCTTTGGCCATCCTCGAAGCTGCCTTCGGTCCCGACCACCCTAACGTCGCAATGGTGCTGGATAACCTCGCGGCCACGCTGGACGCCTTGGGCCGACCTGCGGATGCGCTTCCGCTACGGCAGCGGGCCTTGGCCATCCTTGAAGCTGCCTTCGGCCCGGACCACCCCTTCGTCGCCGTCGTGCTGGACCATCTCGCGGGCACCCTCAACGCCCTGGGCCGTGCCGAACAAGCACTCCCGATGCAAGAGCGAGCCTTGGCCCTCAGCGAAGCCGCCCTCGGCCCTGCCCACCCCAACCTCGCCGTCCGTCTAGACAACCTCGCGAACACGCTGACTATCCTGGACCGGCCCGCGAGAGCAGTCCCCCTACGGCAGCGGGCCCTGACCATCAGCGAAGCCGCCCTCGGCCCCAATCACCCCGCCATCGCCATGATGCTCGGCAACCTCGCGGCCACGCTGCACGCTCTAGGCCGGCCTGCGGAAGCGATCGCCCTACGGCAGCGGGCCCTGTCCATCAGCAGAGCCGCCCTCGGCCCCGATCAGCCCTAA
- a CDS encoding DUF7380 domain-containing protein, with translation MARLADLACDGVDDPHNAGLRTERLAKQANPQIEAAAAKALFTTFMYLIQVASPDEPPDARLDPLDGPSLFPLALREADGDLRQLWLGLAGEVRHPVARARCWDIVFTLQLMPNRRDAAERAVRAYLDSTSTPLSLQEKANGLLRAWTMARLVRLTDIEQEIATAMTAVVEAAVDQREHPYAAITVLGALTAPPPGRAARVANPAVDDLLDRALTTYPQVHIIQGFAALVRKSAGSGSVRVEHANRHEVEAMIAEAEAATDPMIIRTRFSDAASAARRYGVADLERVAVARLQAAPPVTWERTEWSFVTPKAFFDLYLPGFSTATDWRRALSIWLHSGPPSGNKETNEATARQAMGESIIRFLATTVLFRDGDLPSRTVTGDAAAFDRELVRAEQHSLNMNGRFLARALWQIRERFGVPSHDDLTEFLRLSNADPAMVHDLATALQLYWIDEYDASSHLVVPKVEAAARALLLELNEPMYRTAIGDKAGQFPGLGVLLPFLVDNTFDPDWERFLRTFLLSDGANIRNLIAHGFARNISAIEAALALRAAAVLILLTTNRAVTRDAETIRAAVAAPVCGPRRPWRQRLVAALWAAGRELHN, from the coding sequence TTGGCGCGGCTCGCCGACTTGGCATGCGACGGCGTCGATGATCCTCATAATGCCGGCCTGCGGACCGAGCGTCTCGCGAAGCAAGCCAACCCGCAGATCGAGGCCGCCGCCGCGAAAGCGCTCTTCACGACCTTCATGTACCTAATCCAGGTCGCTTCGCCCGACGAGCCGCCTGACGCCCGGCTCGACCCTCTCGATGGGCCATCCCTCTTCCCGCTGGCCCTCCGCGAGGCCGACGGCGATCTCCGACAACTGTGGCTCGGCCTGGCTGGCGAGGTCCGGCACCCGGTGGCTCGGGCCCGATGCTGGGACATCGTTTTCACACTGCAGCTTATGCCCAACCGGCGGGATGCCGCCGAGCGCGCCGTCAGGGCCTACCTTGACTCAACGAGCACACCGCTGTCGCTCCAGGAGAAGGCCAACGGCCTGCTGCGGGCTTGGACCATGGCTCGACTCGTCCGCCTCACCGACATCGAGCAGGAGATCGCTACCGCGATGACGGCCGTCGTCGAAGCCGCTGTGGATCAGCGGGAGCATCCCTACGCCGCGATAACGGTCCTCGGCGCCCTGACCGCCCCGCCGCCGGGCAGAGCGGCTCGTGTCGCCAATCCGGCAGTGGACGACCTTCTCGATCGAGCGCTCACCACGTATCCCCAGGTGCACATCATTCAGGGCTTCGCGGCTCTGGTGCGCAAGAGCGCCGGGAGCGGCTCTGTGCGTGTCGAACATGCCAACCGTCACGAGGTCGAGGCGATGATCGCCGAGGCCGAAGCCGCCACCGACCCGATGATCATCCGGACCCGGTTCAGCGATGCGGCCTCAGCGGCGCGGCGTTACGGCGTGGCCGACCTGGAGCGGGTCGCCGTCGCTCGACTTCAGGCGGCCCCGCCGGTGACCTGGGAACGCACCGAGTGGTCGTTCGTCACCCCGAAGGCGTTCTTCGACCTGTACTTGCCCGGTTTCAGCACTGCAACCGACTGGCGTCGCGCGCTGTCGATCTGGCTGCATTCCGGCCCGCCGAGCGGGAACAAGGAGACAAACGAGGCCACCGCCCGGCAGGCCATGGGCGAGTCGATTATCCGCTTCCTGGCCACCACGGTTCTGTTCCGGGACGGCGACCTGCCCAGCCGCACCGTCACCGGCGACGCCGCCGCGTTCGACCGCGAACTCGTTCGTGCCGAGCAGCACAGCCTCAACATGAACGGACGGTTCCTCGCCAGAGCCCTGTGGCAGATCCGGGAGCGGTTCGGGGTTCCGTCCCACGACGACCTGACCGAGTTTCTCCGCCTGTCCAACGCCGATCCGGCGATGGTGCACGACCTGGCTACGGCGCTGCAGTTGTACTGGATCGACGAGTACGACGCCAGCAGCCACCTCGTGGTGCCCAAGGTGGAGGCCGCCGCGCGTGCACTGCTGCTAGAACTGAACGAGCCGATGTACCGCACCGCCATCGGCGACAAGGCCGGGCAGTTTCCGGGGCTCGGCGTCCTCCTGCCGTTCCTTGTCGACAACACCTTCGACCCCGACTGGGAACGCTTCCTACGGACCTTTCTGCTCAGCGACGGCGCGAACATCCGCAACCTCATCGCTCACGGGTTCGCCCGCAACATCAGCGCCATCGAGGCCGCCCTGGCACTTCGGGCCGCTGCGGTGCTGATCCTGCTCACCACCAACCGCGCAGTAACCCGGGATGCCGAGACTATCCGAGCCGCCGTCGCCGCGCCTGTGTGTGGCCCCCGCCGGCCGTGGCGCCAGCGCCTCGTCGCGGCTCTCTGGGCGGCCGGCCGCGAGCTCCACAACTAA
- a CDS encoding N-6 DNA methylase produces the protein MSDSNATVSQARLAQLAGVARAAVTQWRNRYADFPAPIVAGGDLRLADVITWLDTRPVPANRRESDEAVGATYGGRVRRHLRAAEEPARDRVKELGALSTEFGGGVLWAEYLYLLLCLTFLRLYDNDRWSQLVNSVPPNGDPIMAQRLLRRVVALADESLAAPDVLRASDAPPSRLRPRAFEPIRKVIALVAGLGPADFARLRAAYLRQVSISGEVISTPEGVARTMVALLAGTPVDGGVLIYDPFARFGELPAEFIRAAGDLAAMAGDTPGAVLVRAEHPDTGELRLAGMWLMASGTPAELAVTPAPTPAGATFVLTNPPFGKHVEDKWLRHCVDSLTEEGRAVVLMPYSAGFAGKATMRRELVDQGALIAVVALPARMFSNTRVGVCIWLLRRPTRRPAAVRFVDARRRGRARGLHVEFGATDVASIVAAVTAEDQDEFSVLATPEDIQARGYSLHPPEYQERMFTRSLADVARAELEALSTDFELPSYTTGGGWPGRPLNELCHVRNGVPHRSLIGAVARAGTAGVIVPVVHPRHLRSGLIEAANAPMADAASLEQYRLRTGDVLWVRTGAMGQAALVGEPESGWLPHTNLLRLCVIDPEVLDPVYLLAFLLQPAVLARIRERSIRSVTTSISKGVLGELVMPLPPLAAQREILAAVTVLDDHAASLQRRLNAVRAARPVLGQHLIDGTVVLTERQTL, from the coding sequence GTGAGTGATTCTAACGCTACGGTCTCCCAGGCCCGGCTCGCACAACTCGCTGGCGTCGCACGAGCGGCGGTCACACAGTGGCGTAACAGGTACGCCGATTTCCCGGCGCCTATCGTTGCGGGCGGTGACCTGCGGCTCGCCGACGTCATCACCTGGCTCGACACGCGGCCGGTACCCGCCAATCGCCGGGAATCGGACGAGGCCGTCGGCGCCACCTACGGTGGCCGGGTCAGGCGCCACCTGCGGGCCGCCGAAGAACCCGCTCGGGACCGAGTCAAGGAACTCGGGGCGCTCAGCACCGAGTTCGGCGGCGGAGTGCTCTGGGCCGAGTATCTCTACCTGCTGCTCTGCCTGACGTTTCTTCGCCTGTACGACAACGATCGCTGGTCACAGCTGGTGAACAGCGTGCCGCCGAACGGCGACCCGATTATGGCCCAGCGGCTGCTGCGCCGCGTCGTGGCGCTGGCCGACGAGTCCCTGGCCGCTCCGGACGTGCTCAGGGCCTCGGACGCGCCACCGTCGAGGTTGCGGCCCCGTGCGTTCGAGCCGATTCGCAAGGTCATCGCACTCGTTGCGGGCCTTGGTCCCGCCGACTTCGCTCGGCTCCGCGCCGCATATCTGCGGCAGGTGAGCATTAGCGGTGAGGTCATCTCGACGCCCGAAGGCGTCGCTCGGACTATGGTCGCGCTGCTGGCCGGCACCCCGGTCGACGGCGGCGTCTTGATCTACGACCCGTTCGCCCGCTTCGGTGAGCTGCCGGCCGAATTCATCCGTGCCGCTGGCGACCTGGCAGCGATGGCTGGCGACACACCGGGCGCGGTGCTGGTTCGCGCGGAGCATCCCGACACGGGCGAACTCCGGCTGGCCGGGATGTGGCTGATGGCGTCCGGGACGCCGGCCGAGCTTGCCGTGACACCGGCGCCGACGCCCGCCGGAGCGACCTTTGTGCTGACCAACCCGCCGTTCGGCAAGCACGTTGAAGACAAGTGGCTGCGGCACTGCGTCGACTCTCTCACTGAGGAGGGCCGGGCAGTGGTCCTCATGCCGTACAGCGCTGGTTTCGCCGGCAAGGCGACTATGCGCCGAGAGCTGGTGGATCAAGGGGCACTCATCGCCGTTGTGGCCCTGCCGGCACGGATGTTCTCGAACACCCGGGTCGGTGTGTGCATCTGGCTGCTGCGACGGCCCACGAGACGGCCCGCTGCGGTGCGGTTCGTCGATGCGCGCCGCCGCGGCCGGGCGAGGGGCCTTCACGTTGAGTTCGGCGCGACGGACGTCGCGAGCATCGTCGCCGCAGTAACGGCAGAGGACCAGGACGAATTCAGCGTCCTGGCCACCCCCGAAGACATCCAGGCGCGGGGCTACTCACTCCATCCACCCGAGTACCAAGAACGCATGTTCACGCGTTCGCTGGCAGACGTGGCGCGCGCGGAGTTGGAGGCGCTATCGACCGACTTCGAGCTGCCTTCGTACACGACCGGCGGCGGTTGGCCCGGTCGCCCGCTGAACGAACTTTGCCACGTCCGCAACGGGGTGCCGCACCGATCGCTGATCGGAGCGGTCGCCCGCGCCGGGACTGCGGGGGTGATCGTGCCGGTCGTGCACCCGCGGCATCTGCGCAGCGGGCTCATTGAAGCCGCCAACGCCCCAATGGCAGACGCCGCGTCGCTGGAGCAGTACCGGCTGCGCACCGGCGATGTGCTGTGGGTGCGCACCGGTGCCATGGGCCAGGCTGCACTGGTCGGCGAGCCCGAATCCGGCTGGCTGCCGCACACCAACCTGCTCCGGCTATGTGTCATCGACCCGGAAGTGCTGGATCCGGTCTACCTGCTGGCTTTCCTATTGCAGCCCGCCGTCCTGGCCCGAATCCGCGAACGGTCCATCCGATCGGTCACCACCTCGATCAGCAAAGGCGTCCTCGGTGAACTTGTGATGCCGCTGCCGCCCCTCGCCGCGCAGCGGGAAATCCTCGCCGCGGTCACCGTACTCGATGATCACGCGGCCTCGCTGCAGCGCCGCCTCAACGCCGTGCGCGCCGCCCGGCCGGTCCTCGGCCAGCACCTCATCGACGGCACCGTCGTCCTGACAGAAAGGCAAACCCTGTGA